One Robbsia sp. KACC 23696 DNA segment encodes these proteins:
- the murJ gene encoding murein biosynthesis integral membrane protein MurJ has product MNLLKALVTVSGFTLLSRITGLARETLIARAFGASIYTDAFNVAFRIPNLLRRLSAEGAFSQAFVPILAEFKNQRGHDETKALVDAMATVLAWFLAILSVLGIAGASWVVYAVASGLEHEGTAFPEAVWMTRIMFPYIALISLTSLAAGVLNTYKNFSMPAFAPLLLNVSFIVAATVVAPHLKTPIYALPFAVIVGGLLQFLVQIPALKKIDMAPRIMLDPIKALGHRGVKRVLAKMVPATFGVSVAQLSLIINTNIASHLPAGSVSWLSYADRLMEFPNALLGVALGTILLPSLSKAHTDKAHAEYSSLLDWGLRLTFLFAAPAAVALFVFAEPLTATLFGYGKLNDAHDVTMVARALGLYGVGLLGFTLLKILTPAFYARQDIKTPVRVAVCTLIFTQLCNYLFVPVFAHAGLALSIGVGATANALALFVILRMRGIYRPEPGWPIFFAQMLGACLILAGVMLWFAQSFDWVGLGQSPWLRIALLGASLVLFAALYFAILMLMGFKYSYFRRRV; this is encoded by the coding sequence ATGAATCTACTCAAAGCGCTCGTCACTGTCAGCGGCTTCACGCTGCTTTCCCGGATCACCGGACTCGCCCGCGAAACGTTGATAGCCCGCGCATTCGGCGCCAGCATATACACCGACGCCTTCAACGTCGCGTTCCGGATCCCCAATTTGCTAAGACGCCTGTCGGCGGAGGGGGCGTTTTCCCAAGCCTTCGTGCCGATCCTCGCTGAGTTTAAGAATCAGCGCGGACACGATGAGACCAAGGCGCTCGTCGATGCGATGGCGACGGTGCTCGCCTGGTTCCTGGCGATCCTCTCGGTGCTCGGCATCGCCGGCGCCAGCTGGGTGGTCTATGCGGTGGCGTCCGGCCTGGAGCACGAGGGGACGGCCTTCCCCGAGGCGGTCTGGATGACGCGGATCATGTTCCCGTACATCGCACTGATCTCGCTGACGTCGCTCGCGGCCGGCGTGCTGAACACGTATAAGAATTTCTCGATGCCGGCGTTCGCGCCGCTGTTGCTGAACGTCAGCTTCATTGTTGCCGCCACCGTCGTCGCGCCGCATCTGAAGACGCCGATCTACGCCCTGCCGTTTGCCGTCATCGTCGGCGGACTGTTGCAGTTTCTGGTGCAGATCCCGGCCCTGAAGAAAATCGACATGGCGCCACGCATCATGCTCGATCCGATCAAGGCGCTCGGCCACCGCGGCGTCAAACGCGTGTTGGCGAAGATGGTGCCGGCGACCTTTGGCGTATCCGTCGCGCAGTTGAGCCTGATCATCAACACCAATATCGCGTCGCATCTCCCGGCCGGTAGCGTGTCCTGGCTGTCGTACGCCGACCGTTTGATGGAATTTCCGAACGCGTTATTGGGCGTGGCACTGGGGACCATCCTGTTGCCCAGCCTGTCGAAGGCACACACGGACAAAGCGCATGCGGAATATTCGTCGCTGCTGGACTGGGGGCTCCGGCTGACCTTTCTATTTGCGGCGCCCGCCGCCGTGGCGCTGTTCGTCTTCGCCGAGCCGCTGACGGCCACCTTGTTCGGCTATGGCAAGCTCAACGACGCCCATGACGTGACGATGGTGGCGCGCGCGCTCGGCCTGTACGGCGTCGGTCTGCTGGGCTTTACCTTGCTGAAGATCCTGACGCCGGCTTTCTACGCGCGGCAAGATATCAAGACGCCGGTCCGTGTGGCGGTCTGCACGCTGATCTTCACGCAGCTGTGCAACTACCTGTTCGTGCCGGTCTTTGCGCACGCGGGACTGGCCTTGTCGATCGGCGTCGGCGCGACCGCCAATGCGCTGGCCTTGTTCGTCATTTTGCGGATGCGGGGCATCTACCGTCCTGAACCCGGCTGGCCGATCTTTTTTGCGCAAATGTTGGGCGCCTGCCTGATCCTGGCCGGCGTGATGCTGTGGTTTGCACAATCGTTCGACTGGGTCGGCCTGGGGCAGTCGCCCTGGCTGCGCATCGCATTGCTGGGCGCGAGCCTTGTCCTCTTCGCCGCGCTATATTTTGCGATACTGATGCTGATGGGTTTCAAATACAGCTACTTCCGACGGAGGGTGTAA
- the rpsT gene encoding 30S ribosomal protein S20, producing MANSAQAIKRARQSKQRNALRSAQRAQARTSIKSVAKALTSGDLPKATVAFKLSAKTLDIMADKRVIHKNKAARLKSRLAARLKKAALAPQAAA from the coding sequence ATGGCAAATTCCGCCCAAGCTATCAAGCGTGCTCGTCAAAGCAAGCAACGCAACGCCCTGCGCTCGGCGCAACGCGCTCAAGCGCGCACCTCGATCAAGAGCGTCGCGAAAGCACTGACGTCTGGCGATCTGCCGAAGGCGACGGTTGCATTCAAGCTGTCGGCCAAGACGCTGGATATCATGGCTGACAAGCGCGTGATCCACAAGAACAAGGCTGCGCGCCTGAAGAGCCGTCTGGCTGCTCGCCTGAAGAAGGCTGCTCTGGCTCCGCAAGCTGCTGCCTAA